A region of Halalkaliarchaeum desulfuricum DNA encodes the following proteins:
- a CDS encoding DUF7283 family protein, with product MFELPIDAWYVWIGVAAASVVVFGLASTFPTAPPPDAGGVAETVDEVAAGSAPASATHAVEADRIAVHPNGLRLGGDGGETTAAFAFGPVTPATEDPLKSVLEGAPASDVFERPEAFQQAAIEAGAGSDAAVGSGSGADADADELDWHATDGTVRVRQVHWGSVRVTLVG from the coding sequence ATGTTCGAACTCCCGATCGACGCCTGGTACGTCTGGATCGGCGTGGCCGCCGCGAGCGTCGTCGTCTTCGGCCTCGCGTCGACGTTCCCGACCGCACCGCCGCCGGACGCGGGTGGCGTCGCCGAAACAGTCGACGAAGTCGCCGCCGGATCGGCCCCCGCTAGCGCCACTCACGCCGTCGAGGCCGACCGGATCGCCGTCCACCCGAACGGTCTCCGGTTGGGCGGTGACGGTGGGGAAACGACCGCCGCGTTCGCGTTCGGGCCGGTTACACCCGCGACCGAGGACCCGCTTAAAAGCGTTCTCGAAGGGGCCCCTGCGTCGGACGTATTCGAGCGCCCGGAGGCGTTCCAGCAGGCGGCCATCGAGGCCGGCGCCGGATCGGACGCCGCTGTCGGATCCGGTTCCGGCGCCGATGCCGACGCCGACGAACTGGACTGGCACGCGACCGACGGTACCGTTCGCGTCCGGCAGGTCCACTGGGGGTCCGTCCGTGTCACGCTCGTCGGCTGA
- a CDS encoding HD domain-containing protein produces MGVEIKESGVSEEEFARMKRFVRDYLTASVESESDGGRMRWYPWHSAEYRFNHILNVVELGAKIAREEGADVDTVKVAALFHDISKLEADQDEHADEGARVAREYLTAHGDFPESFVESVCQAVEDHSYQGPLSDVSLETQCLMEADILDKVGANGTALMLLRMGYEARSHMDAATMVERVLERGREHTSRLESDTATSLAHQRLKRVKWFREWLEAEVTEMDVDDPML; encoded by the coding sequence GTGGGCGTCGAAATAAAGGAGTCCGGGGTCTCCGAGGAGGAGTTCGCGCGGATGAAGCGGTTCGTCCGCGATTATCTCACCGCAAGCGTCGAAAGCGAAAGCGACGGCGGCCGGATGCGGTGGTACCCCTGGCACTCCGCGGAGTATCGCTTCAACCACATTTTAAACGTGGTCGAACTGGGGGCGAAAATCGCCCGCGAGGAGGGCGCCGACGTCGACACCGTCAAAGTTGCGGCGCTGTTTCACGACATCTCCAAACTGGAAGCCGACCAGGACGAACACGCCGACGAGGGGGCCCGCGTCGCCCGGGAGTACCTCACAGCCCACGGCGACTTTCCAGAGTCGTTCGTCGAATCCGTCTGTCAGGCCGTCGAGGATCACTCCTATCAGGGGCCGCTGTCGGACGTCTCCCTCGAGACCCAGTGTCTCATGGAGGCGGACATCCTCGACAAGGTGGGCGCCAACGGCACCGCGCTGATGCTGTTGCGGATGGGCTATGAGGCCCGGTCGCACATGGACGCCGCAACCATGGTCGAACGCGTGCTGGAACGCGGGCGCGAACACACGTCCCGCCTGGAGTCGGACACCGCCACGTCGCTGGCCCACCAGCGCCTCAAGCGGGTGAAGTGGTTCCGCGAGTGGCTCGAAGCCGAAGTCACGGAGATGGACGTCGACGACCCGATGCTGTGA
- a CDS encoding DUF5791 family protein: MLYDAVDDPSDRTPRELLAAYRRELSSVVDSVGIEPVAAESGVERATLEALQAGESADLSLEEAAAILATDDRFPGADAVVYELRDHLLMGMSSAVVDVDTIAADIEADLTGQEVQQALEGRTRFTLEQLAEIQAAIERRR, translated from the coding sequence ATGTTGTACGACGCCGTCGACGACCCGTCGGATCGCACTCCGCGTGAGCTACTCGCTGCCTATCGGCGGGAGCTTTCGTCCGTCGTCGATTCGGTCGGGATCGAGCCCGTCGCCGCCGAGTCTGGCGTCGAGCGAGCGACGCTGGAGGCGCTGCAGGCCGGCGAATCCGCGGACCTCTCTCTCGAAGAGGCGGCCGCGATCCTGGCGACGGATGACCGCTTTCCCGGCGCCGACGCGGTCGTTTACGAACTCCGGGACCATCTCCTGATGGGGATGTCGTCGGCGGTGGTGGACGTCGACACCATCGCCGCCGACATCGAGGCGGATCTCACCGGTCAGGAGGTCCAGCAGGCGCTCGAGGGGCGGACCAGATTCACACTCGAGCAGCTCGCAGAGATACAGGCGGCCATCGAACGGCGGCGGTGA
- a CDS encoding DUF7284 family protein, whose protein sequence is MTSTAIDAGVFLLLVSASVLALGSAVEPAGPFASSTASGTGVDVLATTATVAYDPRMSGTDAGGGTTAGDERRVHGSLRGLIARGTVAGAGIGDDALDPDGVAFRRAVERELDARLDGRTQVIATWEPVAGSEFRGKLRAGGQPPPDAAVHATVVSVPTPFPPADIDDPDSVRSFASAFVDDRFPVEALRASLRGEDAAASHAAARYRHAGAVALGDGTAVEGTTPEETNAALAGGLARRIATSSTATGTSSKQPGGTARDGAAVRIVVRRW, encoded by the coding sequence ATGACCAGCACCGCGATCGACGCGGGGGTGTTCCTCCTGCTAGTGAGCGCGAGCGTGCTGGCACTCGGTTCCGCGGTGGAACCGGCCGGCCCGTTCGCGTCGTCCACCGCGAGCGGTACCGGCGTCGACGTGCTCGCGACCACCGCGACGGTGGCGTACGACCCCCGGATGTCGGGGACCGATGCCGGGGGCGGGACGACCGCTGGCGACGAGCGTCGGGTGCACGGCTCACTCCGGGGGCTGATCGCGAGGGGGACCGTTGCGGGCGCCGGGATCGGCGACGACGCGCTCGACCCGGACGGCGTCGCGTTCCGCCGGGCGGTCGAACGGGAACTCGACGCCCGCCTCGACGGACGCACGCAGGTGATCGCCACCTGGGAGCCCGTCGCCGGAAGCGAGTTCCGCGGAAAGTTGCGTGCAGGTGGGCAGCCGCCGCCGGACGCGGCCGTCCACGCGACCGTCGTGTCGGTCCCGACGCCGTTTCCCCCAGCGGACATTGACGACCCCGACAGCGTCCGGTCGTTCGCGTCGGCGTTCGTCGACGATCGGTTCCCGGTGGAAGCGTTGCGTGCCTCCCTCCGGGGCGAGGACGCGGCGGCGTCCCACGCGGCAGCCCGATACCGACACGCTGGCGCCGTGGCGCTCGGTGACGGCACTGCAGTCGAAGGGACAACGCCCGAGGAGACGAACGCGGCGCTCGCAGGCGGGCTCGCACGGAGAATCGCGACCAGCTCGACCGCGACCGGAACGTCGTCGAAACAGCCAGGGGGGACCGCCCGGGACGGCGCGGCGGTTCGGATCGTCGTCCGGCGGTGGTAA
- a CDS encoding DUF7286 family protein, producing MSESLRTDQRGRIPFALLGVLLLTSSVAYGAGLAAQGPTEIDRSVERAMDRADGDADAAVRDAVRSAAEDAARDPVTRSNETGVDAVRPESPFRDALRIRIGIAAADRLPEASASVDDVVATPKFETGTGSEPTAENLTPVRELVRIEGVANGTALEVTVENVTVVAERDGEIVARETREVTVTVATPVLAAHERTERFEARLNRDPIEGPGLGRQLTARLYPVVWARGYGQYAGAPIQNVLANRHVELSTNTGILSVQRSTFGMADDRGREGVRTAAAKTALEDLLVPTELEEDRWSDVVLGAAAADDSRPTIPVTDGESTEHTKASTDDGQFEDDENTTLPSETATAATTDTAATTDTATSVPSPNETTSIEVGHTADVAFLDALDRLDDQFRRTYRVELERVVQVTEIETTPVPEPSPPGEPPNASAGNGSPSTSTPAWSLASEKREADHAVVGGTDRRTATDASATQTLERRTWVSRTWIAGNKTRETTATGTTTFRVRIDVSAAHAPTDAAPDRPLSGALDDPALQAASERGVDRLVDDEGGFESIAVRAVRGLDDRDDRTQRSRERVVVHGNPPTDLQNRVYDDVGTLREDVRTVGVDAERGGIATGAETPEAALAAHVEDRRESFVAAPDRYADVGDRARVAVRAAYLEELQRELDRRSDREAETGSALSDVLEEAGAPTTDRLEEIRDGRTAAGEREPESAGGDGPGGAVAFEPVGSPGYLPRTPIDGSHSSVFETSESEENRPVSMTPLATRNVNYFTLPHGELADGIVDRVLGTGRTVTLEQAGRTLSATNETLEHVSDPELRELRGDLAREVEAGMDEVHREADAVLREETDLSPRERREAIAAADRRYDGLGKRAIAVGNGSYADAIAAAAHERTVDDELAVRLRVAVESAAGRETADIPDEPVTDAATRVRAIARDSLSDALADGIEEGSDRAREHWGNDVVAATPAGLPVAPVPGYWYATTNVWRVQVRGTYPRFSVRASGGTAYDGTVEYVREPGPATVDVGGESVTLGETEPVAFETETAIAIAVPPGAGGVGDVDGVADERSPGWKPEE from the coding sequence GTGTCCGAGTCCCTCCGAACCGATCAACGCGGGAGGATTCCGTTCGCGCTCCTGGGCGTCCTGCTTTTGACGAGCAGCGTGGCGTACGGCGCTGGACTGGCCGCACAGGGACCGACAGAGATCGATCGGTCGGTCGAACGGGCGATGGATCGGGCGGACGGCGACGCCGACGCAGCCGTGCGCGATGCGGTGCGCTCGGCCGCCGAAGACGCCGCCCGCGATCCGGTCACGCGCTCGAACGAGACCGGAGTCGACGCCGTCAGGCCGGAATCGCCGTTCCGGGACGCGCTCCGGATCCGGATCGGGATCGCGGCCGCCGACCGCCTCCCGGAGGCGAGCGCCAGCGTCGACGACGTCGTCGCCACTCCGAAATTCGAGACCGGAACCGGGAGCGAGCCCACAGCCGAGAACCTGACACCGGTGCGAGAGCTGGTTCGGATAGAGGGTGTCGCCAACGGGACTGCCCTCGAGGTCACCGTCGAAAACGTGACCGTCGTCGCCGAACGCGACGGAGAGATCGTGGCCCGGGAAACCCGCGAGGTCACCGTCACGGTCGCGACGCCGGTGCTTGCGGCCCACGAACGGACCGAACGGTTCGAAGCCCGACTCAATCGCGACCCGATCGAAGGGCCGGGCCTCGGTCGGCAGCTCACCGCCCGACTGTACCCGGTCGTCTGGGCTCGCGGGTACGGCCAGTACGCCGGCGCACCCATCCAGAACGTGCTCGCGAACCGGCACGTCGAACTGTCGACCAACACCGGGATCCTGTCGGTCCAGCGGTCGACCTTCGGGATGGCCGACGATCGCGGGCGCGAGGGGGTCCGAACCGCGGCGGCGAAAACCGCCCTCGAGGATCTCCTCGTGCCGACGGAACTCGAGGAGGATCGCTGGAGCGACGTGGTCCTCGGCGCCGCCGCCGCCGACGACTCGCGGCCGACGATCCCGGTGACTGACGGCGAATCGACGGAACACACGAAAGCCTCGACGGACGACGGTCAGTTCGAGGACGACGAGAACACCACGCTCCCGTCGGAGACGGCCACGGCCGCAACCACAGACACTGCCGCAACCACAGACACGGCAACGTCAGTGCCGTCGCCGAACGAAACGACGTCAATAGAGGTCGGTCACACGGCCGACGTCGCCTTCCTGGACGCACTCGACCGGCTGGACGACCAGTTCCGGCGGACGTATCGGGTCGAACTCGAGCGCGTCGTCCAGGTAACCGAGATCGAAACCACGCCGGTACCGGAGCCATCTCCGCCCGGCGAACCACCGAACGCGTCAGCGGGGAACGGTTCCCCCTCGACGTCGACGCCGGCGTGGTCGCTGGCGAGCGAGAAACGCGAGGCGGATCACGCAGTCGTCGGCGGAACCGACCGGCGCACGGCGACCGACGCGAGTGCGACACAGACCCTCGAACGCCGAACGTGGGTGAGCCGAACGTGGATCGCCGGGAACAAAACCCGGGAGACGACCGCCACCGGAACAACGACGTTTCGGGTGCGGATCGACGTGTCCGCGGCCCACGCCCCGACCGACGCGGCGCCGGATCGACCGCTTTCCGGCGCGCTCGACGATCCGGCGCTACAGGCGGCCAGCGAACGCGGCGTCGACCGGCTCGTGGACGACGAGGGCGGCTTCGAGTCGATCGCAGTCCGGGCAGTCCGCGGGCTCGACGACCGGGACGACCGAACACAGCGCTCCAGGGAGCGCGTGGTCGTCCACGGGAACCCCCCGACGGACCTTCAGAACAGGGTGTACGACGACGTGGGGACCCTCCGCGAGGACGTGCGAACCGTCGGCGTCGACGCCGAACGGGGCGGGATCGCGACCGGCGCGGAGACCCCGGAGGCGGCGCTTGCAGCACACGTCGAGGACCGTCGCGAGTCGTTCGTGGCTGCACCCGACCGATACGCCGACGTCGGGGATCGCGCCCGAGTTGCCGTCCGGGCCGCCTACCTCGAGGAACTCCAGCGGGAACTCGACCGTCGGAGCGACCGCGAGGCCGAGACCGGTTCGGCGCTTTCCGACGTGCTCGAAGAGGCTGGCGCGCCGACGACCGATCGCCTCGAGGAGATCCGCGACGGGCGAACCGCGGCTGGGGAGCGCGAGCCCGAGTCTGCAGGGGGGGACGGCCCCGGCGGTGCCGTCGCGTTCGAGCCGGTCGGCTCCCCCGGTTATCTCCCGCGGACCCCGATCGACGGGTCCCACTCCAGCGTGTTTGAAACCAGCGAGTCCGAGGAGAACCGACCGGTTTCAATGACACCGCTTGCGACCCGGAACGTGAACTACTTCACGCTCCCACACGGCGAACTCGCGGACGGGATCGTCGACCGGGTGCTCGGAACAGGACGGACAGTCACCCTGGAGCAGGCCGGGCGCACGCTTTCGGCGACGAACGAGACCCTCGAGCACGTCTCCGACCCCGAACTCCGGGAGCTGCGTGGCGACCTCGCCAGAGAGGTCGAAGCGGGGATGGACGAGGTCCACCGCGAGGCCGATGCCGTGCTACGGGAGGAAACCGACCTCTCCCCCAGGGAGCGCCGGGAAGCGATCGCGGCGGCGGACCGACGATATGACGGACTCGGGAAACGAGCGATAGCGGTCGGTAACGGCTCCTACGCCGACGCGATCGCGGCGGCCGCCCACGAACGCACCGTCGACGACGAACTCGCCGTCCGCCTTCGGGTCGCCGTCGAGTCGGCGGCCGGCCGCGAGACAGCCGACATCCCGGACGAACCAGTGACCGATGCTGCGACACGCGTCCGGGCGATCGCGCGCGACTCGCTGTCCGACGCCCTCGCCGACGGGATCGAGGAGGGCTCCGACCGGGCCCGGGAACACTGGGGCAACGACGTCGTCGCGGCGACGCCGGCCGGCCTCCCGGTCGCACCGGTCCCCGGCTACTGGTACGCCACGACGAACGTCTGGCGGGTCCAGGTCCGTGGAACGTATCCCCGGTTTTCGGTCCGGGCGTCCGGCGGGACTGCCTACGATGGAACCGTCGAGTACGTCCGCGAGCCGGGACCTGCCACCGTCGACGTCGGCGGGGAATCGGTGACGCTCGGGGAGACCGAACCCGTCGCGTTCGAGACGGAGACCGCCATCGCGATCGCCGTGCCCCCGGGTGCGGGCGGTGTCGGCGACGTCGACGGCGTCGCGGACGAACGATCCCCGGGCTGGAAACCCGAGGAGTGA
- a CDS encoding DHH family phosphoesterase — protein sequence MGYRWTGLTTIQDVTQLEGIVDGNQLRALEETLRSQPELFALVGGGILVVAVLLLLYRRRKPAGKQFQEALGGCEEITVLTHPNPDPDAMASAMGVGLLAKQVDTEPTIQYTGQIRHQENRAFQTVLDVDLERVEHVTDLATEDVVLVDHNEPRGFQGADGVLPLAVVDHHPGEGVGAEFTDVRTDYGACASMVAEYFQDVNATPVPPDQHASEAGSRRTVSTETSTGLLYGILADTSHLTVGASTADFEAAGYLRPGIDEDLLDRIANPAVDAEVLDVKARAIAGRQVNGSFAVADVGAITNADAIPQAADELILLEGITAVVVWGERDGTLHLSGRSRDDRVHMGKTLQMVLEEIPNASAGGHARMGGGQIPPQTTADGTEDASVDQYRDGLVDRMFSAMAGDV from the coding sequence ATGGGGTATCGCTGGACGGGCCTGACGACGATTCAGGACGTCACACAACTCGAGGGGATCGTCGACGGAAACCAGCTCCGGGCGCTCGAGGAGACGCTTCGTTCGCAGCCGGAGCTTTTCGCCCTCGTGGGTGGTGGGATCCTGGTCGTCGCAGTGCTCTTGCTGCTGTATCGCCGGCGGAAGCCGGCCGGAAAACAGTTTCAGGAGGCGCTGGGCGGCTGTGAGGAGATCACCGTGTTGACCCATCCAAATCCCGATCCGGACGCGATGGCGTCGGCGATGGGCGTTGGGCTGCTCGCGAAGCAGGTCGACACCGAGCCGACGATCCAGTACACCGGACAGATCCGACACCAGGAGAACCGCGCGTTCCAGACAGTACTCGACGTGGATCTCGAACGGGTCGAGCACGTGACCGACCTCGCGACCGAGGACGTGGTGCTGGTCGATCACAACGAACCCCGGGGGTTCCAGGGTGCAGACGGCGTGTTGCCGCTTGCAGTCGTCGATCACCATCCCGGCGAGGGGGTCGGCGCCGAGTTCACGGACGTTCGAACCGACTACGGGGCGTGTGCGAGCATGGTCGCGGAGTACTTCCAGGACGTGAACGCGACGCCGGTGCCGCCGGATCAGCACGCGAGCGAGGCGGGATCGCGGCGCACCGTCTCGACGGAGACGTCGACCGGGCTGCTGTACGGGATCCTCGCGGACACGAGCCACCTGACAGTCGGCGCGTCGACCGCCGACTTCGAGGCCGCCGGGTATCTGCGTCCCGGGATCGACGAGGACCTGCTCGATCGAATCGCCAACCCCGCCGTCGACGCCGAGGTGCTCGACGTCAAGGCGCGCGCGATCGCCGGGCGACAGGTGAACGGCTCGTTTGCGGTGGCGGACGTCGGCGCGATCACCAACGCCGACGCGATCCCGCAGGCGGCCGACGAACTCATCCTGCTCGAGGGGATCACCGCAGTCGTCGTGTGGGGCGAACGCGACGGGACGCTCCATCTGTCGGGCCGATCTCGGGACGATCGGGTCCACATGGGAAAGACACTCCAAATGGTGCTCGAGGAGATTCCGAACGCCAGCGCCGGCGGTCACGCCAGGATGGGCGGCGGACAGATCCCCCCGCAGACGACCGCCGACGGCACCGAGGACGCCTCCGTCGACCAGTATCGCGACGGGCTGGTCGACCGGATGTTCTCGGCGATGGCTGGCGACGTCTGA
- a CDS encoding metal-dependent transcriptional regulator, translating into MLSDVMEDYLKAIYILEREEGTPVSTSSIAEHLDKTPPTVTSMIEKLDDRGLIEREKYKGVELTDEGRTVALEVIRHHRLLETYLTEHLDYDWSEVHDEADRLEHHISEEFERRVAELLDDPAVDPHGDPIPTVDLEPVPDDESTGLTELDTGESGIVSRVSDRNEEELSYLADAGIKPGTELTVVDVAPFGMVTVRTDRGEQSLPEEIARSIRVTRSDE; encoded by the coding sequence ATGCTCAGCGATGTGATGGAGGATTATCTCAAGGCGATCTATATACTCGAGCGGGAGGAGGGGACGCCGGTGTCGACGTCCTCCATCGCCGAGCATCTCGACAAGACGCCCCCGACGGTGACGAGCATGATCGAGAAACTCGACGATCGGGGGTTGATCGAGCGGGAGAAGTACAAGGGGGTCGAGCTGACCGACGAGGGGCGGACGGTCGCGCTGGAGGTGATCCGGCACCACCGGTTGCTGGAGACGTATCTCACCGAACACCTGGATTACGACTGGAGCGAGGTCCACGACGAGGCCGACCGGCTGGAGCATCACATCTCGGAGGAGTTCGAACGCCGGGTGGCGGAACTGCTCGACGATCCGGCGGTCGACCCGCACGGCGACCCGATCCCGACCGTCGACCTCGAGCCGGTGCCCGACGACGAGTCGACCGGACTCACCGAGCTCGACACTGGCGAGTCGGGGATCGTGAGTCGCGTCAGCGACAGAAACGAGGAGGAGCTGTCGTATCTCGCCGACGCCGGGATCAAGCCCGGAACAGAGCTGACGGTCGTCGACGTCGCCCCGTTCGGGATGGTGACGGTCCGGACCGACCGCGGTGAACAGTCGTTGCCAGAAGAGATCGCCCGGTCGATCCGGGTCACCCGCAGCGACGAGTGA
- a CDS encoding DUF7285 family protein translates to MSRSSAESPISAGGRAGDRAARRRRAQTSPVAALVALLAVIAGVAVYAGVVADVAAVAGGDRIGSDPTGSDRTAETTLDTLRSTASDGDVVDPDRLRDADDDGDVIPTGFETNVSLAVAGGEGVTVGPTPPDGPVHRADRTVAVRIEPGEIRRGSLTVRVWR, encoded by the coding sequence GTGTCACGCTCGTCGGCTGAGAGCCCGATTTCGGCCGGCGGTCGGGCGGGCGACCGGGCGGCGCGACGCCGCCGAGCCCAGACCTCGCCCGTCGCCGCGCTCGTTGCGCTGCTTGCCGTGATCGCCGGAGTCGCAGTGTACGCCGGCGTCGTCGCCGACGTGGCTGCCGTCGCCGGCGGGGACCGGATCGGAAGCGACCCGACCGGGAGCGACCGGACGGCCGAAACCACTCTCGACACGCTCCGATCGACCGCGAGCGACGGCGACGTGGTCGATCCCGATCGACTTCGGGACGCCGACGACGACGGTGACGTGATCCCGACCGGGTTCGAGACGAACGTGAGCCTCGCGGTCGCCGGTGGCGAGGGCGTGACCGTCGGACCGACCCCACCCGACGGCCCGGTCCACCGCGCGGATCGGACGGTCGCCGTCAGGATCGAGCCGGGCGAAATCAGACGTGGTTCCCTCACGGTGAGGGTGTGGCGATGA
- a CDS encoding SDR family oxidoreductase — MSDRTTPRPVDVIVVGCGYVGIELGRTLREAGYDVAGVRRSDDGLATVSAAGLEPVRADVTEPDSLKALPDADAIVFAASSGGRGAEAARRVYVDGLEATIREYGGRDSSPDRLVYTSSTGVYGDHDGEWVDETTPLEPESERGRILEEAERIALEATVERGLDGTVARFAGLYGPGRYRLERYLDGPVTEGYLNMVHRDDAAGAVAFLLAEDLARGDVVTVVDDEPVDRWTFADWLAGECGVDPPEKHTVEERLARESLSDSRRRRILSDKRCSNDRLRALGYEFEYPTFREGYRAAVAAYHP; from the coding sequence GTGTCGGACCGAACAACGCCCCGACCTGTCGACGTCATCGTCGTCGGTTGCGGCTACGTCGGGATCGAACTGGGACGGACGCTCCGGGAAGCGGGGTACGATGTCGCCGGCGTGCGTCGGAGCGACGACGGACTGGCGACCGTTTCGGCAGCGGGACTGGAGCCGGTACGCGCCGACGTCACCGAACCGGACAGCCTGAAAGCACTTCCCGACGCCGACGCGATCGTGTTCGCCGCCTCCAGCGGGGGTCGGGGCGCGGAAGCTGCCCGTCGGGTGTACGTCGACGGGCTCGAGGCCACGATCAGGGAGTACGGTGGCCGCGACTCCTCCCCGGATCGGCTGGTGTACACCTCGTCGACGGGCGTGTACGGCGATCACGACGGCGAGTGGGTCGACGAGACGACGCCCCTGGAGCCGGAGAGCGAACGCGGACGAATTCTCGAGGAGGCGGAGCGGATCGCCCTGGAGGCCACAGTTGAACGCGGCCTCGACGGGACGGTCGCCCGGTTTGCCGGCCTGTACGGTCCCGGGCGATACCGGCTCGAACGCTATCTGGACGGTCCCGTCACCGAGGGGTATCTGAACATGGTCCACCGGGACGACGCCGCCGGCGCGGTCGCGTTTCTCCTCGCCGAGGACCTCGCACGCGGGGATGTCGTCACCGTCGTCGACGACGAACCCGTCGACCGGTGGACGTTCGCCGACTGGCTCGCAGGCGAGTGTGGCGTCGATCCGCCCGAGAAGCACACAGTCGAGGAACGACTCGCGCGGGAATCACTCTCGGACTCCCGGCGGCGACGAATCCTCTCGGACAAGCGCTGCTCGAACGATCGGCTCCGCGCGCTGGGCTACGAGTTCGAATATCCGACATTTCGAGAGGGATATCGGGCCGCAGTGGCGGCCTATCACCCCTGA